The Chloracidobacterium sp. DNA segment ATTCCGTCGGGCAATGGGCAGATTGCGCGCATCCTACCGACGCTGTCCAAGTTCCGCGAGGAGCAGTTCAACGCTAACGTGGACGCCCAAATCGGCAGCGCCAACCGGCTGGCGGTCAAGTTTTTCTTCGCCAACAACCGGACCGACCAAGGGCTGTTTAGCCAGTTTGGGCTGGGGAACGCGCTTCAGACGCCCGGCTACCCAGTGCGCACGGAAGCCAACAACCGCTTCCTGTCCGTCACCGATACGCATGCGTTTGCAAGCGGCTTCATCAACGAAGCGCGGTTCGGCTTCAACATCATCCCGGCTAAGGCTGTGCCGACCGAACCCTTTACAGCAGCGCAGTTTGGCATCAACTCGCCGAATCGCGGGCGGTTTCCGGGTATGCCGGCCATTGGCCTGACGAACCTGTTTACGGTTGGCCCGTCTGGGTTTTCGGCTAGCGACAACCAAGCCGATACGCTGACGGCGGGCGACACCGTGACCTACACCCTCGGCAACCACGCCATGAAATTCGGCGGCGAATATCGCTACAACCGCGTCCGGGTGGATTTCGACGTGTTTGCGCGCGGCTCGATCACCTTCACGGGTGCGCTGGCGAATCTGCCGTCGCTGGCGCCGCTGTTTGCACCAGGACGCCGCGACGCCTTCACCGAGTTTCTCGTTGCGGACGCTTTTCCAGGCTTCAACCCGACGTTCTCCATCATCGGCCCCGGCGCGGCCAAGCGGCAGGTGCGCGCCCATGACTTTGCACTCTTCTTCCAAGACGACTGGAAGATTCACCCGCGGCTAACGCTCAACCTTGGCGTTCGGTATGACTATTTCGGGCCATTCTTCGACACCGAAGGGCGGTTTGTGACCTTTGACCCGGATCGCTTCCGCGCTGGCGCGCCTGGCAACGGCTTTTTGCAGGCTGGGAACGCCAATCCGGGTGTTCCGAATGTGCCGAAAATCGAGCGCGGGCTTGTTCCACCCGACCGCAACAACTTCGCGCCGCGCACCGGCTTCGCCTTCCGCCCGCTGGAAAGCAATCGGTTCGTGATTCGGGGCGGTTACGGGATTTACTACGACCGGCCAAACTCGCGCGTGGTCAACAATCAGGCGCTGACGTATCCCTACTACACATTGGCGCTGGCGCAGTTTTCGCGGCCGCTGGCTAACCCATTCGTCCCGATTCCGCAGCAATACCCAGTCGGCTTTCCGTTTATCGTCCCGAACGATTTGTTCAATCCCGCCCTGCCAGTCGGACCGACGAACCAACCGACGATTGTCATCCCAGTGCAGGGCATTTACCTCAACCGCAAGCTGCGCACGCCTTACGTCCAGCAGTACTCCCTTGGCTTCCAGTGGGAGTTTATCCGCGACACGCAGCTTGAGATTGCCTATGTCGGTTCGGTGGGCCGCAAGCTCACGCGCTTCCGCAACCTCAACCAGACGACCTCGCCAAACGCGGTCGGGACGTTCACCCTCAGTCCACTGCTTTCGACGATTCCCACTATCGGCTTCGGCGTCCATGCGCAGGAGACGACGGCGAATTCAAGCTACAACTCGCTGCAAATCAGCGTCACGCGCCGACTGTCGAAGGGCCTGCAGGGGCTATTTGCCTACACGTGGTCGCACACGATTGACAACTACTCCGGTCAGATTACCTCGCTGGGAACGAGCGACGTATCCGCCGATGTGGGCGATCAGGCGACTTTCGCCGGGACGCGCGGGACGGCGGATTTCGACCGGCGGCACCGCGTCGTGGCGAGTTTTGTTTATGACCTGCCGAAGTTTTATCAGGGCGACAACTTGGCGGCGAAACTCTTGCTCAACGACTGGCAGATTGCAGCGGTGAGCATTGTTCAGTCGGGGCTGCCGTTCAACGTCATTTCGGGACGCGGGCTATTTGACGCTTCGCGGGCGGATTACGTTCCGGGCTTCCGGGGGAGCGCGGCACGCAGCGGCAACGTCCGTAACCGGTTGGACAACTACTTCAACACGGGAGCGTTTGTCGTCGCGACGGGCGTCGGCAACTTCGGCAACACGGGACGGAACATCCTGCGCGGGCCGGCGCAGGCCAACACGGATATTTCCATTGTGAAGTTCTTCCCAATTAGCGAACGGCAACGGGTGGAGTTTCGGACGGAGTTCTTCAACGCCTTCAACCAGACGAACTTTGCCAACCCGGTCAGTACGGGTGCGCCGCTTGTACCAGGTGGGCCGCCGCTGAATCCGAACTTCGGGCGGATTCTCTCGACCTCGACCGGACCGCGGTTGATCCAGTTCGCGTTCAAGTACAACTTCTAAGCGCTTTCCGCCCAAGGGGTCGCCTTGCGCCTGTTGGGCGTTGGAGGCGCGGCCGGCAAGCAAGCCATCCTTCAGTGGCCGCCGCCCAGCAGGGCGGTGGCCACAGCTTTTGCAAGGCGTCCACAACAAAATACCCCGTACGACTTGCGCCGTACGGGGCGTCGTCACCCACGAGCACAGACGACTTTAGAAGGAATAACGCAAGGCGAACACGATGCGCCGGTTGCCGCCATCCGTGCCCCACTGGTTGAGAAACGCGGCGGAGGTGCGGACGGCGACCGGAATACCGAAGTTGCGCGTGTTCGTCATGTTGAAGAAGTCCACACGGAGTTGGATGTTGTGGCCTTCCACGATGCGCGTGTTCTTGGCCACGCTGAGGTCAATGTTGCCGATACCGTCGGCGCGCAGGATGTTCCGTCCGGCATCGCCCACGCGCTGACCTGGCCGCAAGGGCGCAAAGAGGCTCGCACCGCCCATCCGCAAAATCTCAGCCACGTTCATTCGGCTCAGATTCCGCGTCGTGTTGAGATTCGGACGAATCGGGTCGCCGACCAACCCGTTGATGCCGGACAGACTCTGCAACGGATCGGAGCCGTTGAAGACCGTGAACGGCGCGCCGCTCTGGAAGGTGATGAAGCCGGAAGTCTGCCAGCCGCCCAACAACCGACCGAGCGCGCCCTGCTGCGCACGGAAGAACGGCAACTCATAGACGAAGTTGCCTGTCAGCCGGTGCGTCCGGTCGTAGCTTGAGACGGCGCGGTCAGCGCGGCGATTGAACGAATCCTGCGGAATGGCGACCTCGCCCGTCGAGGGGTTGAAGATTTCCGAGGCTTCATCAATGAACTTGCTCCACGTGTAGTGGACGCCCGCACTGAAGTCCTGGCTTAGGCGCTTGTCCACGCTGATCTGGAGCGAGTGGTAAATCGAGGACGCCGCGTTGGCGCGCAACCGGACGACGCCGCGCGTTGGGTCCACACGCACGTTGGGGTCAGTCGCCGTCGGTGGCGTCGTACGCGGGCGGTTCGGGTTGGCGTCAATCGTCTGGAACAGCGCCGTCCCCTTCGTGCCGACATAGCCGACGCGCAACACCACGTCGCGCGTCAGTTCGCGCTGGACTTCGAGGCTGTACTGCTCGGCGTAAGGCGACCGGAAATCCGGGGCGACCGTCGTCGCCGCCAGCAAACGCGGGTTGCCAGTGAAGGGCTGCACCGTCCGCAGCGCCGCAAAGGAGTTGGTTGAGGGCAACGTCACTAGCGCCACAAACGGCGAGGCGGTCGCCACGTTGAGCGCGATGTTGAGGAACGAGGCGTCAAAAGCGCGCGCGTAGCCGCCGCGCACCACAAGCTTATCGCCGCCTGTAATCGCGCCCCAGACGCCGCTCCCGTCGTTGCGCGGATTCCAGTTGAACCCAAACCGGGGCTGGAAGTTGTTCATGTCGCGCCCCGGCCGCTCCTCCAACCGGAAGCGCGGGTCATTGCCGTTGGCGGCAACGATCCGGTCATTGAGGCGATAGAGGTTCTCCATCGCGTTGCCGGGCGTTTCATAGCGTAGCCCATACGTGATGGTGAAGTTCGGGCGAATACGCCATTCGTCCTGCCAGAACAAGAACACGTCGGTGAAGTCGTAGTACTGAATGGCTTGCCCGCCGCGCAGCGGGAGGTTGATCTGCGCTGCGAGCGTCGCCGAGTCGTCTACGAACGCCTGCAACGTCGTGTAGTGCAGGCGGCCGCGCAACGTCGGCAGGAAGAAACTCCGAATGTCGCGGTTGGTGATATCCGCGCCAAACTTTAGCGTGTGGTTTCCAACCGTGTAAGTCATTATGTCCTGAAACTGATAGGTGTTGTTCAGGCGTGACTGCGGCAGGTTCACCGCCAGCCCAATCGCCGTCCGACTCACCGCCGCGTTGAAACCGAGCATGCCGAGTTCGCTGATTTCAATCGAAGGGATTTCCTGCGAGGTTGGATCATCGGCGTTGGTGATCGAGTTGAACCGGTTGTAGGCGGCGCGAAACTCATTGACCCAGCGCGGCGAGAAAACATGTGTCCACGTCAGGTTGAGCGCCTGCTGCCGGCCTTTGACGCGGGTGGTCAGCCCCGGTGGGGTGACCTGCCCAGTACCGGATGAAAGCTGGTCGTTGAACAGAAAGCTGCCTGAAACCCGGTTGCGCTCATCAAACTGTTGGTCAATGCGGGCTGACCACTGCCAGTTGTCAAACTTCTGCGACGCCGATCCGGTAAGCGAACCCAGCGGCACAGTGAAAGTCTGACCGCCAATCGTGAAGGTGGCGTTGCGCCCGATGGGAGCCTGCGCGGGCGGCAGGAAGCGGAGCAGCGCCGCCACCTGCGGACGGTCGCCGGCGGCGGCTCGAAGCACCTGCCGCCCGGCCTCGGTCGGCGCCCCGTTGAGCGTAAAGCCCGAACCGAGCGCCCGGTCGGTCCAGCGTTGAAGTGTGCCGAAAAAGAACGTCTTGTTGCGCCGGATGGGGCCGCCCAACGAGCCGCCAATGCGGTTTTCCACGCGGAAGGGCGCCTCCGTCCGTCCGGCGCGTTTGTCGAGGTTGCTGCGCGCGTTGAGCGCGTTGTTGTTGTTGAACCAGAACAGCGACCCGTGGAACTCATTCGAGCCGCTCTTCGTGACTATATTCACCACCGAGCCGCTGTTGCGCCCGAACTCCGGCGCGAACTGGCTGGTGATGATGCGCACTTCCTGAATGAGGTCAGGATTGTTCAGCGGCTGCTGGACGCCCGCCACGCTGGGGTCATTGAGGTCCTGCCCGTCCACCATGAAGTTGTTCGAGCGAACGCGCCCACCGTTGGACGAAAAGCTGATCCCATTGGCGAAGCCCGTCTGCCCCGAACCAAGCTGGCTGACACCCGGCACGGACAGCAGGATGTTGTACACGCTGCCGTTCGTCGCAAACGGTAGGTTCATCAAACGCTTCGAATCAAAGCGTGTGCTGACTTCGGCGTTGGAGGTGTTCAAAATCGAGGCGTCGCCCGTGACGGTGACGACTTCCTGTGTCGCCGCCACCTTCAACGTCACATCCACCACGGCGACTTGGTTGACCAGCAGCTCGATGCCCTGCTGAATGTATTTAGCTTGTCCGGTCGCCTCGACAGTTAGCTCGTAACTCCCAATTGGTAGGCTGCTAAAGCGAAAACGCCCTTCGCCGTCGGTTTGGGTCGTCCGAGTTAGTCCTGTCCGCGTGTTGCGCACCGTAACCGTAGCGTTGCCGACCACGGCTTTTGATTCATCCGACACCGTACCAGTGATCGTTCCGGTGTCGAGTTGAGCGTACCCGACCGTCGCCAACCCACACACCAGAACGAAGCCCTGGAGGAAGCGGCTGATCCAGTTTTTCATACCTTGTGCTCCTCTCTGCTTCGCGGAACCCACCGGCCGCGCCGTTATGGTCAGGCGACCGGCTTTGCTGGCCACAAGAATGCAACTTTGATGCCAACGTGGCGTTACCTCCAAAACAGACGACGGGGGCGCGGGACGCTCGGAAGATTCATGACCCACCGCCGATGAGAACCGGTGTAGGCATAACCACAACCTTCGCCAAGCCTTGGGGTTGCCCGCGAGAGCAGCAGCGCCGTCGCCGCGCCGGAGAACAGTTGTTGCCCGGACGGCATGCAAAGTTTTCGAGATGGCATCCAAAAACTTGTTTTTTTCGGAGAAGTGAGAGCCGCGCCGCGCTATTCAACCCAGACGGAGAAGGCGGCGGCTGGAAACGGTTTGCCCCGTGTCCCACGCTGCACGAAGACCACAGTCGTATAAACGCCGCGTTCCTGCTCGGGGAACGTTAGCTCGAACTGGAAACGGCCACGCGGATCAACGTCAATCTCGCCGGTTGTCCCGTCAGTGTATTGTGCGCCGTCCTGAGGCCTCGGTTTGAGCAGGCGGGCTTTTTCCGGCAGGGTGTAGGGGCGCGGCTGACGAAGTTGGTCCAGGGTCATTGGCTGCGGCAACGGCTCGTGATGCACGACCGCGCCGTAACAAGCAAACTCGGATGGCTCCAGCACCTGCCCGACAATGGTCAGCCGCTCCGTCGGACGCGCCTTGGTCGGCGGCGGCTCAAGGCGGACATAGCGGCTCAGAAACTCCTGCGCCATGCGCAGTTCCTTGCCGACGACGGCGAACCCCAGACCGACATGGGTGTGCTCCGGGTTGAGGATCGTCCGCCGGTGGCCGTCGTTGGGCGGCTTCTCGTCGTGCATGAGGTTGTGCAGCCGTAGGATGGTCGCCGCGATTTCCGCCGGCGTCGCACGGGGGGACAGGCCGGAGAACATCGAAACATTTTCGGCTGAATAGTCCGTGCCGCCCTGTAGCGCAAACCGTAAGTAGGGCGGCAGCCCCTCCCGATTCCAGTGACTCAGGTAGTTGTACTGCGCCATGTCGCGCGCATGGGCGTCGGCAACCCGGTTGGCAAGGTCGTCCAACACGACCGGCGGCGCACCGACGCGCGCCCGCTGAGCGTTGATGACGGCCAGCAACTCACGCCGAACGGCGTCAACATCGAGCGCGGGGGCGTTCAACTCTTGAACCGACGGCTGTGCAGCGGCCGGCTCTCCACTCCGCCCGCAGAAAAGCGCCACTGCCGCTAAAGCTAGTAAGCCGATCCAAAAACGCCGCATATGGGGCATGCTTTTCCAAACTTGGCAAAGCATGGTTTTCAACCGCCGCTGGCAAGATTACCATCTCAGTATTTCTTGCAGGAATGCTGTTTGAGAGCCCATGCCGGATGCGGAGACTGTTTCATCATCATATCGCCTTTTTGAGTCGCCCCATGCGCGAGATCAGTTCGTCGCCGAGCTGGTTGCACAAATCGAACCGCGCTTGATCGCTATCCGCCGGGAGTTGCACCAGCACCCGGAGCTGTCAAACCGCGAAGTACGGACGGCACGCTACCTTGTCCATCGTCTCCAAGAACTTGGCATCACGGACATTCGCGCCAATATCGCCCACCATGGCGTTGTGGCGACCATCCATGGGCGGCAGCCCGGTCGGATTGTTGGCGTTCGGGCCGATATGGACGCCCTGCCGATTGACGAACCGCCGGGGCTTCCTTTCGCATCCGCAACGCCGGGCGTCATGCATGCCTGCGGCCACGACATCCATATGACCGTGGCGCTTGGCACGGCCGAAGTGTTGCACCGCTTGCGCCGGCACTTTTCCGGCACGGTCAAATTCTTTTTCCAACCGGCTGAAGAAGGGCCGCCGCCGGGTGAGGAAGGCGGGGCCAAACTCATGATTGCTGAAGGCGCGCTCGGCTCGCCGCCTCCCGACGCCATCTTTGCGCTGCACTGCTATCCGCCGCTTGAAGTCGGGCGACTTGGCTACAACGCGGGCGTGATGATGTCGAGCTGTGACCGTTTCACCATCACGATTCGGGGCAAGATGGCGCATGGGGCCTACCCGCACCGGGGCGTGGACGCGATTGTGGTCGCTTCCACCGTCGTCATGCTGCTCCAGACGATTCGCAGCCGCATGATCGACGCCCAGCAGCCGATGGTGTTGACCGTCGGCAAAATGCAGGGCGGGCGGCGTTACAACATTGTCGCCGACGAGGTGGTTCTGGAGGGCACGGTGCGGGCGTTTGACGAAACCGTGCGGGTGGATACCGAAGCCTTGATCCACCAGATTGTCGCTAACGCCGTGGCGGGCAGCGGCGCAACCTGCGACATCCGGTACGAACGCCTTGTTCCTCCGCTAGTCAACGACGCCGCGCTCGTCAAGCGCATGCTACCCACACTGCAACGGGTCGTCGGCAGCGAGCGGGTCGTTGAGCATGCGCCGCGCATGGGAGCGGAAGACTTCGCTTACTTTGCGCGTGAGACGCCGGCTATGTTTTACTCGCTAGGCGTGTCCAATCAGGCTGCCGGGATTGGCGGCGACATCCATACGCCTCAGTTTGCGGTGGATGAAGCCTGCATTGGCGTCGGCGTACGGGCGATGACGGCGTTGGCGCTGGATTTCCTCGCGTCATAGCTCCGTCACACAAGGCCTGTAACCGGGCGCACGTCGGCGGCTGACCTTCTAAGCTTGCCCCCCAATGCGACGCCGATTGGGCGTTTGTGAGGTGACGGCCATGAACATGGAGTACTGGGAAGCCACGTTCCCCAAGGCCGAAGCCCTTGCCATTGCCGGACTTGAACCCTACGCTTTCGCTCTGCTGTCGCGCTGGCGGCAGGCTGTTCAGGACGGCTTTGCGCTGCCCTTTCTGGACAAGAAAACGCTCCCGGCACGCGAAGCCCTTGAGGCGCAAGGCTTTTTGATTATTGGTTCCGTCGGAACGCTGGTGGTTGGGATGAACCACCTTGTGATCGTGGCGGTGGGAAGCCTCGACCGCTCCGACGCCTACTGGAGCGTCAACGTCACGCCGTTGTTCCCGGAAGAATTCCATCCACCAGCGTATCCGCAGTAAGGTTCCGCCGCCGGTCGCCGCAGCGTTTGGCGCTCACCGGCCGCCGTTGAGCGTTTGGCGGAAGGCGCGCCCGGGTGTGCCTCCGCCAAGCTTCACCAGTCAATTCGCACCCGGCGACGCCGTTCGGCGGTTCGCCTAGCGTCCGCTGCTTTCGCCGCATGTCTGCACGCACGAGTAAGAGCGAGGGTTTATCAGCGCCCGATTACCTGCTGCCGCACGATCTGGACGCCGAGCGGAGCGTGCTGGCTTCGATTCTGCTTGACAACGAGGTGTGCTACGCGGCGCTCGAACTGCTCAAGCCGGAGGATTTTTTCCGACGAAGCCACCAGCAGATTTTCGACGCGATGCGCGAACTGGCGGAACAGAATCAACCAATTGACCCGACGACGCTAGCGACCGTGCTCCGCCGACGCAATCAGCTTGACGATATCGGCGGCATTCCGGCGCTCTCGGCGCTGCTGGACGCCTACGCCCTACCGTCGAACCTCGAAGCCTACGCCAAGACAGTCAAAGATAAAGCCCTTTTGCGGCGGGCGCTGGAAGTTTGTCGGCAAGGGATTGACGCCTGCCAACGCGGAGAGAAAGAAGCCCATGCCATTTTGGAAGAACTGGAGCGCGACATTTTTGAAGTCGGCGAAGAACGGATTCGGGGCGGCTTTGTCCCTGTCGCCGAGGTCGCCCGCACCCAGTTGCACCGTGTGGAAGCCGCGCAGGAACACAGTCACCGCCTGACAGGATTGGCCACGGGTTTTACGGATTTCGACCGGCTGACCAATGGATTACAACCTTCCGATCTCATCATCGTCGCGGCGCGTCCTTCGGCCGGCAAGACGGCGTTTTGTCTCAACATCGCGCAACATGCGGCGGTCAACGAGGGCAAGTGCGTTGGGATTTTCTCACTGGAAATGTCTAAGGAATCGCTCGTGATGCGCCTGCTGTGCGCTGAAAGCCGCGTGGACTCCCAGCGGCTGCGCAGCGGCTATCTCAACCGCGATGAATGGAAACGATTAGCTGAGGCGCTGGCCGTCTTAACGCAGGCGCAGATTTTCATTGACGACACGCCGGCGGTTTCCGTCGCCGAAATGCGCGCCAAAGCGCGCCGCCTCAAAGCTCGGCAGGGGCGGCTTGACCTCCTGATTGTGGACTATCTCCAGCTCGTCCGCGGACGCGGACGCGCGGAAAACCGGCAAACCGAAGTTTCGCAGATTTCGCGTGACCTCAAAGGGCTGGCCAAGGAGCTCAACGTTCCGCTCATCGCCCTCTCGCAGCTCAGTCGCGCTTCCGAAATGCGCGCCGACCACCGGCCGCTGCTGTCTGACTTGCGCGAAAGCGGCAGCCTCGAACAGGACGCCGACGTGGTGGCCTTCATCTTTCGGGAAGAGATGTACAACCCGACGGAGGACAACGCCGGGCGAGCTGAACTTATCGTCGCCAAGCAACGCAACGGGCCGACCGGCACGGTTTATTTGACGTTTATCAAAGCCTGCACTCGCTTTGACAACTTCTGGGAAGAACCTCTATGAAGTGCCGTCGTGCGCCGCCGGTGCAGGGTCGGAGACGGACGCGCGACGGCTGTTCAGCGGTCATCCCTAATGGCCGCACTGTTTTTCGGGAGTTTGGTTTATGGATGTTCGGTCACGACCGCTGTGCTGCCGCCCTGTCACCAGCGAAGAGCGCGCGGCGCAACTCGCCGCCGTTCGGCACTGGAAGGTTCAGGGTAGTTTGATTAAATCGCGCTTGCTGTATCTGCAAATGAAGCATGGGATTGCCACGCTCAAGCGCATCCTCAACGACCTTGACGAAGCCGATCGCGCAACGCTGACTAAAACAGTGTTTGTCGGCGAATGGTATGATCTTGGGTTACTGATGCGGCTAGATGCGGCGATTGCTGCGGCGCTGGGCGACACGACGCCCGATGTCGTGGAAGCTTTAGGCGCGTTTTCAGCCGAACTCAACATCGGCGGCACGTATGAAAGTCTCGTCCAGCGGGATGTGGACGGTTTCTTACGGCTTTCGGCCGTCGTTTCCCCAACGTTCCAGACCTTCGGCAGCGCGCGCTACGAACCGGAACAAACGACCGGGCCAGTACGCGCTGGCACGGTTTGTCTGGCCTATGACCTGCCGCCGCCGTCACAGTACTGCCAATCCGGGATTGGTTACTTTCGCCGCGCCGTTGAACTCTGCGGCGGCGTCAACCCCGACGTGACGGTGACAGCTTGCCGGCGCGAAGGCGCCGCCGAGTGTCGGTTTCGGATTTGCTGGCAACCGAGCGGTGGCTCTACGCTCCCCATGGCCTGACGCGCCCGCCGTTGAAGAAGCGTCCCCATCGCTCCCGCAATTTGTTCCCGCACTGTTTCCGAGCGGTTTCCTATGCAGCGGCATCATTTGTGCGAAGTACGGCGTTCTCCGATCCATGGGTGGGGCGTGTTCGCCACGACATTCATCAAGGCGGGAACGCGCATCATCGAATACAAGGGCGAGCGGATCAGCCGCGCCGAGGCCGACCGACGGTACGCGCGCAAACTGCAGTACACCACCCACACGTTTCTCTTCATCATTGACGAGCAGACGATGCTGGACGGCGGTCGCTTCGGCAATCTGGCCCGTTACATCAACCACGCCTGCGAACCCAACTGTGAAAGCGTGCAGGACGCCAACGGGCGGGTGTTTATTGAGGCGTTGACCGACATTGAGCCGGGGGCGGAGTTGACGATGGACTACCATTTGCAGGTGGTGGGGGGCGACCCGGAAACGTGGCGACGCGATTATCCCTGTTACTGTGGGGCGGCGACATGCCGTGGGACGCTGGTTGGCCCGCGTCCGGGAGCGGCCGCTGCGTCGCCGGCGTCTACACAAGTTTTCACGCCGCCTAAGGAACGTTTCCATGGATACCGTCTATGACCGCGCGCGCCGTATTGAGGTGCTGCTGATGGACTGCGACGGCGTCCTGACCGAAGGCTTCATCTACCTTTTACCGGACGGAACAGAGTTCAAGGCTTTCAACTCGCAGGACGGCCATGGTCTCAAACTCGCCCGGCGGGCGGGGCTGCGGACGGGGGTGATCAGCGGGCGGCGTTCGACGGCGTTGGAGCAGCGCGCCCGCGAAACCGGCGTTGAGTTTCTCTGTCAGGCGGCCGACGACAAGGCGCAACGTCTGACTGAACTGATGGCGGCGCATGGCTTTCCGCCCGAAGCCGTCGCCTTCATTGGGGACGACCTGCCGGACGTGCCGGTGATGGAACGGGTAGGGCTGGCGGTGGCGGTCGCTAACGCTGTCCCAGAAGTCAAGCAGGTCGCCCACTACGTGACGACCCGCCCCGGCGGACGCGGCGCGGTACGGGAGGTTGTTGAGCTAATTCTGAAAGCGCAGGACAAATGGAAGGCTGAGTTTTTATTCATAGCCTGACCATGACGCTCCATCAGCCGCCGACGCCGACCGCCACCGGGATAGCGACTAGAGCGACGCGAGCGCACTGCACCGGCTGGCCGCTGACCAGGCCCGCAGTTTGGCGAACTGACGCGCAGTGAAACCGTCTGGCCGAACGGCCCGACAAGTTGGGAACCGGGACCAGTCGGCAGGCGGACGGAACAATCCGTGTCGTCCTCACCGCCTCCGGTTCGGCGCGACAAAACGCAGGCCCAGCGGCAAAACACGCCACTTCGGCTTGCTGAACGATGTGCGTAGCCGCAGGAGCGGCGCGTCAGGCAAAACAGCCCGCCGTGGGCGGCGGGGACTCTGGGCCTGAGGCGAATGCGCCGCGCGTCACTGTGATTTATCCCTGCCCTGCAATTGGGAGGCGGCGGCAAGCTACCTCCCAAAACCGTTGAAACAGTTCGCCGGCGCGTCGCTTGACTCACGCGGAAGCAACTCTAGTAGCCAATCGCCAGCGCGTCCGGGTTGCGCGGATCGGACGCCCCTAGTCTGACGCCGGTCGCGTCAATCATGATGCCTTCAGCGTCGCCGTTGTAACGCGGTATGACATCCAACCGATGACCTTTGGCTTCCAAAGCGCGGCGTGTGTCTGCTGTCATCCCGTACGGCTCCCACATCACGACATCTGGCAGCCACTGGTGATGCAAACGTGGCGCATCAATCGCCTGCTGCAAGTTCATCTTGTGATCAATAACGTTGATGATGATCTGAATCACCGTGGAAATGATGGTCGGCCCGCCCGGACTGCCAACCGCAAACCATGGCTTGCCGTCCTTGAGAACAATCGTCGGCGTCATCGAAGACAAGGGCCGCTTCCCCGGCGCAATGGCGTTGGCTTCACCCTGAATCAATTGAAAGGCGTTCGGCGAGCCGGGCTTGGCGGTGAAGTCGTCCATTTCGTTGTTGAGCAGAACACCCGTGCCGGGTACCGTCACGCCAGCGCCGTACGGGCCGTTGAGCGTATAGGTGTTCGCCACAATGTTGCCTTCAGCGTCCACAATTGTGAAGTGCGTGGTTTCTGCCGCCTCTGACACTGGCGCTTCCGGCCCCGCTCGGACGGCGGCGCTCGGCGTCGCACGATTCGGATCAATCGTTGCACGCCGTTCCCTGGCGTAGCTCTTAGAAATGAGCATGTCTACCGGTACCTGCACAAAATCCGGATCGCCCATGAGCGCAGCGCGGTCGGCGAACGACCGTCGCAGAGCCTCAATTAGCAAGTGACTCGCCTCGGATGAACCGGGACCTAACG contains these protein-coding regions:
- a CDS encoding TonB-dependent receptor, whose protein sequence is MHCRLLRLCLALLLGCAVGLPVWGQVSTGQLSGTVTDPSGAAIAGATVTVTQKATGATRTVTTGENGAYVVPLLPPGMYKVEVTAPNFRKTVLDEVPVRITENTTVDLTLQVGEVGGEVVVVSAEGALVRTDSSSQGRVIEERSIRQLPLPTRNFQQLLTLSAGTSANITNTSEVGRGDTAINVNGQRTTSNSVLINGIDANSIGTGSTPNLAVPATDSLQEFIVLTSQYDASAGRNAGGIVTAVTKSGTNEFHGNAYFFLRDTSLNANNFFLKRQGIDRQTNERYQYGGTLGGPIVKDRLWFFGSYQGTRETNGTSLTNSLAVIGTPPDLTDDRSDAALAALSRARAPGLALFGQLGFVNPVARRLLQARYPDGSFLIPSGNGQIARILPTLSKFREEQFNANVDAQIGSANRLAVKFFFANNRTDQGLFSQFGLGNALQTPGYPVRTEANNRFLSVTDTHAFASGFINEARFGFNIIPAKAVPTEPFTAAQFGINSPNRGRFPGMPAIGLTNLFTVGPSGFSASDNQADTLTAGDTVTYTLGNHAMKFGGEYRYNRVRVDFDVFARGSITFTGALANLPSLAPLFAPGRRDAFTEFLVADAFPGFNPTFSIIGPGAAKRQVRAHDFALFFQDDWKIHPRLTLNLGVRYDYFGPFFDTEGRFVTFDPDRFRAGAPGNGFLQAGNANPGVPNVPKIERGLVPPDRNNFAPRTGFAFRPLESNRFVIRGGYGIYYDRPNSRVVNNQALTYPYYTLALAQFSRPLANPFVPIPQQYPVGFPFIVPNDLFNPALPVGPTNQPTIVIPVQGIYLNRKLRTPYVQQYSLGFQWEFIRDTQLEIAYVGSVGRKLTRFRNLNQTTSPNAVGTFTLSPLLSTIPTIGFGVHAQETTANSSYNSLQISVTRRLSKGLQGLFAYTWSHTIDNYSGQITSLGTSDVSADVGDQATFAGTRGTADFDRRHRVVASFVYDLPKFYQGDNLAAKLLLNDWQIAAVSIVQSGLPFNVISGRGLFDASRADYVPGFRGSAARSGNVRNRLDNYFNTGAFVVATGVGNFGNTGRNILRGPAQANTDISIVKFFPISERQRVEFRTEFFNAFNQTNFANPVSTGAPLVPGGPPLNPNFGRILSTSTGPRLIQFAFKYNF
- a CDS encoding CAP domain-containing protein, whose protein sequence is MRRFWIGLLALAAVALFCGRSGEPAAAQPSVQELNAPALDVDAVRRELLAVINAQRARVGAPPVVLDDLANRVADAHARDMAQYNYLSHWNREGLPPYLRFALQGGTDYSAENVSMFSGLSPRATPAEIAATILRLHNLMHDEKPPNDGHRRTILNPEHTHVGLGFAVVGKELRMAQEFLSRYVRLEPPPTKARPTERLTIVGQVLEPSEFACYGAVVHHEPLPQPMTLDQLRQPRPYTLPEKARLLKPRPQDGAQYTDGTTGEIDVDPRGRFQFELTFPEQERGVYTTVVFVQRGTRGKPFPAAAFSVWVE
- a CDS encoding carboxypeptidase regulatory-like domain-containing protein produces the protein MKNWISRFLQGFVLVCGLATVGYAQLDTGTITGTVSDESKAVVGNATVTVRNTRTGLTRTTQTDGEGRFRFSSLPIGSYELTVEATGQAKYIQQGIELLVNQVAVVDVTLKVAATQEVVTVTGDASILNTSNAEVSTRFDSKRLMNLPFATNGSVYNILLSVPGVSQLGSGQTGFANGISFSSNGGRVRSNNFMVDGQDLNDPSVAGVQQPLNNPDLIQEVRIITSQFAPEFGRNSGSVVNIVTKSGSNEFHGSLFWFNNNNALNARSNLDKRAGRTEAPFRVENRIGGSLGGPIRRNKTFFFGTLQRWTDRALGSGFTLNGAPTEAGRQVLRAAAGDRPQVAALLRFLPPAQAPIGRNATFTIGGQTFTVPLGSLTGSASQKFDNWQWSARIDQQFDERNRVSGSFLFNDQLSSGTGQVTPPGLTTRVKGRQQALNLTWTHVFSPRWVNEFRAAYNRFNSITNADDPTSQEIPSIEISELGMLGFNAAVSRTAIGLAVNLPQSRLNNTYQFQDIMTYTVGNHTLKFGADITNRDIRSFFLPTLRGRLHYTTLQAFVDDSATLAAQINLPLRGGQAIQYYDFTDVFLFWQDEWRIRPNFTITYGLRYETPGNAMENLYRLNDRIVAANGNDPRFRLEERPGRDMNNFQPRFGFNWNPRNDGSGVWGAITGGDKLVVRGGYARAFDASFLNIALNVATASPFVALVTLPSTNSFAALRTVQPFTGNPRLLAATTVAPDFRSPYAEQYSLEVQRELTRDVVLRVGYVGTKGTALFQTIDANPNRPRTTPPTATDPNVRVDPTRGVVRLRANAASSIYHSLQISVDKRLSQDFSAGVHYTWSKFIDEASEIFNPSTGEVAIPQDSFNRRADRAVSSYDRTHRLTGNFVYELPFFRAQQGALGRLLGGWQTSGFITFQSGAPFTVFNGSDPLQSLSGINGLVGDPIRPNLNTTRNLSRMNVAEILRMGGASLFAPLRPGQRVGDAGRNILRADGIGNIDLSVAKNTRIVEGHNIQLRVDFFNMTNTRNFGIPVAVRTSAAFLNQWGTDGGNRRIVFALRYSF